One window of the Mycobacterium xenopi genome contains the following:
- the glp gene encoding gephyrin-like molybdotransferase Glp: MRSVEEHQRVVAGLITARPATAAGLADAQGLALADDVTAPLSLPVFDNSAMDGYAVRAEDVASATAEHPVKLPVAEDIPAGRTDTLTLAPGTAHRIMTGAPVPQGATAVVPVENTDAGTETVAIYAAAGKGRHIRRAGEDVTAGTTVLRAGQVVTPAVMGLAAALGLAELPVIPRQRVLVISTGSELVSPGTPLRPGQIYESNAVMLAAALRDAGAAVVATATAGDDVTQFVAVLDRYAAGADLIITSGGVSAGAYEVVKDAFGRAGDQGVEFVKVAMQPGMPQGIGRVAGTPIVTLPGNPVSALVSFEVFIRPALRRAMGLPAPDRPRVSAVLTETLTSPSGKRQFRRGVLDAAAGTVTSYGPPASHHLRWLASANCLLDIPEDVTEVPAGSTVEVWELSAS; encoded by the coding sequence ATGCGATCAGTCGAGGAGCACCAGCGCGTCGTCGCAGGCCTGATCACCGCCCGCCCGGCCACCGCCGCCGGGCTCGCCGACGCGCAAGGTCTGGCCCTGGCCGACGACGTGACCGCCCCGCTGTCACTGCCGGTTTTCGACAATTCGGCGATGGACGGCTACGCGGTGCGCGCCGAGGATGTGGCATCGGCCACCGCCGAGCATCCCGTGAAATTGCCGGTGGCCGAAGACATTCCGGCCGGAAGGACCGACACGCTCACGCTGGCGCCGGGCACCGCGCACCGAATCATGACCGGCGCCCCGGTGCCGCAGGGTGCGACGGCCGTGGTGCCGGTGGAAAACACCGACGCGGGCACCGAGACCGTGGCGATCTACGCCGCCGCCGGCAAAGGCCGCCACATCCGGCGGGCGGGTGAGGACGTCACCGCGGGCACCACAGTGCTGCGCGCCGGGCAAGTGGTCACCCCGGCGGTGATGGGACTGGCGGCGGCGCTGGGGCTCGCCGAGCTGCCTGTGATCCCGCGACAGCGGGTGTTGGTGATTTCCACCGGCTCGGAGCTGGTGTCGCCGGGCACACCCCTGCGGCCGGGGCAGATCTATGAATCCAATGCGGTCATGCTGGCCGCTGCGCTGCGCGACGCCGGCGCCGCCGTGGTCGCCACCGCGACCGCGGGCGACGACGTCACCCAGTTCGTCGCGGTGCTGGACCGCTACGCCGCCGGGGCCGACTTGATCATCACCAGCGGCGGGGTCAGCGCGGGCGCCTACGAGGTGGTCAAGGACGCGTTCGGCCGCGCCGGCGACCAGGGCGTGGAGTTCGTCAAGGTGGCGATGCAGCCCGGCATGCCGCAAGGAATCGGAAGGGTGGCCGGCACGCCGATCGTCACGCTGCCCGGCAACCCGGTCAGCGCGCTGGTGTCCTTCGAGGTGTTCATCCGCCCGGCGCTGCGGCGCGCCATGGGCCTGCCGGCGCCCGACAGGCCACGGGTCTCGGCGGTGCTCACCGAGACGCTGACCTCGCCGAGCGGTAAACGCCAGTTCCGCCGTGGGGTGCTCGACGCCGCCGCGGGCACCGTCACCAGCTATGGCCCGCCGGCGTCACACCATCTGCGCTGGCTGGCGTCGGCGAACTGCCTGCTGGACATTCCCGAAGATGTCACCGAGGTGCCGGCCGGATCGACGGTCGAAGTGTGGGAGCTGTCGGCTTCGTAA
- a CDS encoding phosphatidylserine decarboxylase — protein MARRPGDLESGPQRLAALVRSAVPPVHPAGLPFIGAGLAVALAGRRSRWLRRAGLLTAGACAGFFRHPPRVPPTRPGVVVAAADGLICVVDTACPPSELGLPDVPLPRVSIFLSLLDAHVQRAPVGGEVIRVYHRPGRFGSADLAAASEHNERTSMLLRTENGAQIVVVQIAGLLARRIVCDARAGDKLSIGDTYGLIRFGSRLDTYLPAGCEPLVSVGQRALAGETVLAEL, from the coding sequence GTGGCACGACGCCCCGGCGACCTGGAATCCGGTCCGCAGCGCCTGGCCGCGTTGGTGCGCTCCGCGGTTCCACCGGTACATCCGGCCGGGCTGCCATTCATCGGCGCTGGACTGGCTGTCGCGCTGGCCGGACGCCGCTCGCGGTGGCTGCGCCGGGCGGGGCTGCTGACCGCGGGCGCCTGTGCGGGCTTTTTCCGCCACCCGCCCCGGGTGCCGCCGACCAGACCCGGTGTGGTGGTCGCAGCGGCTGACGGCTTGATCTGCGTCGTGGACACCGCTTGTCCGCCAAGCGAACTCGGCCTACCCGACGTGCCCCTCCCCCGGGTCAGCATCTTCTTGTCACTGCTGGACGCCCACGTGCAGCGCGCCCCGGTCGGCGGCGAGGTGATCAGGGTGTACCACCGGCCGGGTCGCTTCGGTTCGGCCGACTTGGCCGCGGCCAGCGAACACAACGAGCGCACCAGCATGCTGCTACGCACTGAAAACGGCGCGCAGATCGTCGTCGTGCAGATCGCCGGGCTGCTGGCACGGCGCATCGTCTGCGATGCCCGGGCCGGCGACAAGCTGTCGATCGGCGACACCTACGGGCTGATCCGATTCGGTTCGCGGCTCGACACCTACCTGCCCGCGGGATGCGAGCCGCTGGTCAGCGTCGGGCAGCGGGCACTCGCCGGTGAAACCGTGCTGGCCGAACTGTGA